The following are encoded in a window of Saccharothrix longispora genomic DNA:
- a CDS encoding cobalt-precorrin-4/precorrin-4 C(11)-methyltransferase: MTGRISFVGAGPGAADLITVRGAKRIAEADAVVWSPAVIEVEAVREHARPDAELVDFSRVPEIEVVELYRRASAGKLKVVRLHAGDPALWGGLNEQQDTCRRLGLDTEVVPGVSQVSAAAAAVGRELTTSDVAQSLVLAGPETAEHVEDFAAHGTTMAISASGARAGLVVERLRAGGYPDETPVVVAHKVSLPDETVAQTTIGGLEACVKEHKLYRTTLFLVGEALAQPPARRRSPSVEGDEPVRRSKWSRRTQRPAGDSASAAAWSAVHEWQEAARTKRAAKAADPAAPVLELVVDEPAAGSPAAEGPAVEGPVAEDGADGPPAEPKPRTVVAAATTPKPVGVRASTTPRKPVGSRAKKSKRAN, encoded by the coding sequence ATGACTGGTCGGATCAGCTTCGTGGGCGCCGGTCCCGGCGCCGCCGATCTCATCACCGTGCGCGGGGCGAAGCGGATAGCCGAGGCCGACGCGGTGGTGTGGTCGCCCGCGGTCATCGAGGTGGAGGCGGTGCGCGAGCACGCCCGTCCCGACGCGGAGCTGGTCGACTTCTCGCGCGTGCCCGAGATCGAGGTCGTCGAGCTGTACCGCCGCGCGTCGGCGGGCAAGCTGAAGGTCGTGCGGCTGCACGCGGGCGACCCGGCGCTGTGGGGCGGCCTGAACGAGCAGCAGGACACCTGCCGCCGCCTCGGCCTGGACACCGAGGTCGTGCCCGGCGTGTCGCAGGTCTCCGCCGCGGCGGCGGCCGTCGGCCGCGAGCTGACCACCTCGGACGTCGCCCAGTCGCTGGTGCTCGCGGGCCCCGAGACCGCCGAGCACGTCGAGGACTTCGCCGCGCACGGCACCACCATGGCGATCTCCGCCTCCGGCGCCCGCGCCGGCCTGGTGGTCGAGCGGCTGCGCGCCGGCGGGTACCCGGACGAGACGCCCGTCGTGGTGGCGCACAAGGTGTCCCTGCCGGACGAGACGGTCGCGCAGACCACGATCGGCGGCCTGGAGGCGTGCGTGAAGGAGCACAAGCTCTACCGCACCACGCTGTTCCTGGTGGGCGAGGCGCTGGCGCAGCCGCCGGCGCGGCGCCGCTCGCCGTCGGTCGAGGGCGACGAGCCGGTCCGCCGGTCGAAGTGGTCCCGGCGCACCCAGCGGCCCGCGGGCGACTCGGCGTCGGCCGCCGCCTGGTCGGCGGTGCACGAGTGGCAGGAGGCCGCGCGCACCAAGCGCGCCGCGAAGGCCGCCGACCCCGCGGCGCCGGTGCTGGAGCTGGTGGTGGACGAGCCCGCCGCCGGGAGCCCGGCCGCGGAGGGCCCGGCGGTCGAGGGCCCGGTCGCCGAGGACGGGGCCGACGGCCCGCCCGCCGAGCCGAAGCCGAGGACCGTGGTGGCCGCGGCGACCACGCCGAAGCCGGTGGGCGTGCGCGCGAGCACGACGCCGCGCAAACCGGTCGGGTCGCGGGCCAAGAAGAGCAAGCGCGCCAACTGA
- a CDS encoding cobyrinate a,c-diamide synthase, with amino-acid sequence MKRLVVAAPASGSGKTTVATGLMAALRRAGDRVAPFKVGPDYIDPGYHSVATGRPGRNLDAVMVGEHRVPGLFAHGARGCDIAVVEGVMGLFDGRVDTEGVGSTAHVAKLLSAPVLFVVDARGQSRSLAALLHGFRGYDPTVRLGGVVLNQVGSARHEQVLRQACAEVGLEVLGVLPRDDAFALPSRHLGLVTAAEHGAAAVEAVEAIADAVARHVDLDGVRALAAQAPALAVPPWDPAAEVEPVVGSPVVAVAGGAAFTFGYAEHVELLRAAGADVVVVDPLRDEALPAGTTGLVLPGGFPEQHAAELSANEPLRAAVTSLARSGAPVHAECGGLLYLATSLDGAPMCGVVDADGAMTARLTLGYRDAVAPHDSVLVRAGARITGHEFHRTALSVPHGAKPAWRWRGHDQRPVAEGFVLGGVHASYLHTHPVSEPGVVARFARACAAAAPCREATRPW; translated from the coding sequence GTGAAGCGGCTCGTCGTCGCCGCACCCGCCTCCGGCAGCGGCAAGACGACCGTGGCCACCGGCCTGATGGCGGCGCTGCGGCGCGCCGGCGACCGGGTCGCGCCGTTCAAGGTGGGCCCCGACTACATCGATCCCGGCTACCACTCGGTCGCCACCGGCCGGCCGGGCCGCAACCTGGACGCCGTCATGGTCGGCGAGCACCGCGTGCCGGGCCTGTTCGCGCACGGCGCCCGCGGCTGCGACATCGCCGTCGTCGAGGGCGTGATGGGGCTGTTCGACGGGCGGGTGGACACCGAGGGCGTCGGGTCCACCGCGCACGTCGCCAAGCTGCTGTCCGCGCCCGTGCTGTTCGTGGTCGACGCGCGCGGCCAGAGCCGCAGCCTGGCCGCCCTGCTGCACGGCTTCCGCGGCTACGACCCGACCGTGCGACTGGGCGGCGTGGTGCTCAACCAGGTGGGCTCCGCCCGGCACGAGCAGGTGCTGCGGCAGGCGTGCGCCGAGGTGGGGCTGGAGGTGCTGGGCGTGCTGCCGCGCGACGACGCCTTCGCGCTCCCGTCCCGGCACCTGGGCCTCGTCACCGCCGCCGAGCACGGCGCCGCCGCGGTCGAGGCGGTGGAGGCCATCGCCGACGCCGTCGCCCGGCACGTCGACCTCGACGGCGTCCGGGCCCTCGCCGCGCAGGCGCCCGCGCTGGCCGTGCCGCCCTGGGACCCGGCCGCGGAGGTCGAACCGGTCGTCGGTTCGCCGGTGGTCGCCGTCGCGGGCGGCGCCGCGTTCACCTTCGGCTACGCCGAGCACGTGGAGCTGCTCCGCGCGGCGGGCGCGGACGTCGTCGTGGTCGACCCGCTGCGCGACGAGGCCCTGCCCGCCGGCACGACCGGCCTGGTGCTGCCCGGCGGGTTCCCCGAGCAGCACGCCGCCGAGCTGTCGGCCAACGAGCCGCTGCGCGCCGCCGTCACCTCCCTGGCGCGGTCCGGCGCGCCGGTGCACGCCGAGTGCGGCGGCCTGCTGTACCTGGCCACGTCGCTGGACGGCGCGCCCATGTGCGGGGTGGTCGACGCCGACGGCGCGATGACGGCCCGGCTCACCCTGGGCTACCGCGACGCCGTCGCGCCGCACGACTCGGTGCTGGTCCGCGCGGGCGCCCGGATCACCGGCCACGAGTTCCACCGCACCGCGCTGAGCGTGCCGCACGGGGCGAAGCCCGCCTGGCGGTGGCGCGGCCACGACCAGCGGCCGGTGGCCGAGGGGTTCGTGCTCGGCGGTGTGCACGCGTCGTACCTGCACACCCACCCGGTGTCCGAACCGGGGGTCGTGGCCCGCTTCGCGCGGGCCTGCGCGGCCGCGGCGCCGTGCCGCGAGGCCACTCGTCCGTGGTGA
- the cobO gene encoding cob(I)yrinic acid a,c-diamide adenosyltransferase: MPQGQPSVVPTDGLTTRQRRNRPLVVLHTGEMKGKSTAAFGLALRGWNQGWSIGVFQFVKSAKWKVGEETAFRALGRLHEETGEGGPVEWHKMGEGWSWSRKQGTEDDHAEAAREGWREIARRIGDARHGLYVLDEFTYPLHWGWVDVDEVVATLRDRPGHQHVVITGRHAPAALVEAADLVVEMTKVKHPMDAGQKGQKGIEW, from the coding sequence ATGCCGCAGGGACAACCGTCCGTCGTGCCCACCGACGGGCTCACCACCCGGCAGCGCCGCAACCGGCCGCTGGTCGTGCTGCACACCGGGGAGATGAAGGGCAAGTCCACCGCCGCGTTCGGCCTCGCCCTGCGCGGGTGGAACCAGGGGTGGTCGATCGGCGTGTTCCAGTTCGTGAAGTCGGCCAAGTGGAAGGTCGGCGAGGAGACGGCGTTCCGCGCCCTGGGCCGGCTGCACGAGGAGACCGGTGAGGGCGGCCCCGTCGAGTGGCACAAGATGGGCGAGGGCTGGTCCTGGTCCCGCAAGCAGGGCACCGAGGACGACCACGCCGAGGCCGCCCGCGAGGGCTGGCGCGAGATCGCCCGCCGGATCGGCGACGCGCGGCACGGCCTGTACGTGCTCGACGAGTTCACCTACCCCCTGCACTGGGGCTGGGTGGACGTGGACGAGGTGGTGGCGACGCTGCGCGACCGGCCCGGCCACCAGCACGTCGTCATCACCGGCAGGCACGCCCCCGCCGCGCTCGTCGAGGCCGCCGACCTGGTGGTGGAGATGACCAAGGTCAAGCACCCGATGGACGCGGGCCAGAAGGGGCAGAAGGGGATCGAGTGGTGA
- a CDS encoding putative cobaltochelatase, giving the protein MGARFPFSAVVGHDDLRTALLLNAVHPGIGGVLVRGEKGTAKSTVVRALAALLPELDVVPGCRFGCDPAAPADCPDGPHGPGVERRPARLVELPVGATEDRLIGSLDLERALTEGVRAYQPGLLAAAHRGVLYVDEVNLLHDHLVDLLLDAAAMGRAHVEREGVSVSHAASFLLVGTMNPEEGELRPQLLDRFGLTVSVRASRDVATRTEVVRRRLAYEADPEGFAARWEAEDAALAARIVVARSRLASVALPDAELRRIAGICAAFEVDGMRADLVVARTATAHAAWRGADEVAEQDVEAAVRLALPHRKRRDPFDEPGLEEEQLDDALRQGEEAARETGDDPDGPDDGGPDGDGPDGGGPDGGGSEPPDGPLGSTSDTDAPGGAGSPERTHAPAPAFRARLLQVPGVGEGAPGRRSRARARTGRVVRPSTVDGSGLHLIGTLAAAAPHQAGRGRTGPGLELRGEDLRRSVREGREGNLVLFAVDASGSMAARQRMSAVSGAVISLLRDAYQRRDKVGVVTFRGREAVVALPPTNSVDAAAARLRALRTGGRTPLADGLLRARRVLEVERVRDPRRRPLLVLLTDGRATASGTGGDPVRDALRAAALLASDGVASVVVDCESGHVRLGLAARVAGALEAACLRLEELSADQVAGVVRAARAA; this is encoded by the coding sequence ATGGGCGCGCGTTTCCCCTTTTCCGCCGTCGTCGGCCACGACGACCTCCGCACGGCCCTGCTGCTCAACGCCGTGCACCCCGGTATCGGCGGGGTGCTCGTCCGAGGCGAGAAGGGCACCGCGAAGTCGACCGTGGTCCGCGCCCTCGCCGCGCTGCTGCCGGAGCTGGACGTCGTCCCGGGCTGCCGCTTCGGCTGCGACCCGGCGGCCCCGGCGGACTGCCCCGACGGGCCGCACGGGCCCGGGGTCGAACGCCGGCCCGCCCGGCTGGTCGAACTGCCGGTCGGCGCCACCGAGGACCGACTGATCGGCTCGCTGGACCTGGAGCGCGCCCTCACCGAGGGCGTGCGCGCCTACCAACCCGGCCTGCTGGCCGCCGCGCACCGCGGCGTGCTCTACGTGGACGAGGTCAACCTGCTGCACGACCACCTCGTCGACCTGCTGCTCGACGCCGCCGCCATGGGGCGCGCGCACGTCGAGCGCGAGGGCGTGTCGGTCTCGCACGCCGCGTCGTTCCTGCTCGTGGGCACGATGAACCCCGAGGAGGGCGAACTGCGCCCGCAGCTGCTCGACCGCTTCGGCCTGACCGTCTCGGTGCGGGCGTCGCGGGACGTGGCGACGCGCACCGAGGTCGTGCGCCGCCGGCTGGCCTACGAGGCCGACCCCGAGGGCTTCGCCGCGCGCTGGGAGGCCGAGGACGCCGCGCTCGCCGCGCGGATCGTGGTCGCCCGGTCGCGGCTGGCGTCCGTGGCGCTGCCGGACGCCGAGCTGCGCCGCATCGCGGGCATCTGCGCCGCGTTCGAGGTGGACGGGATGCGCGCCGACCTCGTCGTCGCCCGCACGGCCACCGCGCACGCCGCCTGGCGCGGCGCGGACGAGGTCGCCGAGCAGGACGTGGAGGCCGCCGTCCGCCTCGCGCTGCCGCACCGCAAGCGCCGCGACCCGTTCGACGAGCCCGGTCTGGAGGAGGAGCAGCTCGACGACGCCCTCCGGCAGGGCGAGGAGGCCGCCCGGGAAACCGGGGACGACCCCGACGGCCCCGACGACGGCGGCCCGGACGGGGACGGTCCGGACGGGGGTGGTCCCGACGGCGGCGGCTCGGAGCCGCCCGACGGACCGCTCGGGTCCACTTCGGACACCGACGCGCCGGGAGGCGCCGGCTCGCCGGAGCGCACGCACGCCCCCGCCCCCGCGTTCCGCGCCCGGCTGCTCCAGGTGCCCGGCGTCGGCGAGGGCGCGCCCGGCCGGCGCTCCCGCGCCCGAGCCCGCACCGGCCGCGTGGTCCGACCGTCCACAGTGGACGGATCGGGCCTGCACCTGATCGGCACGCTCGCCGCGGCGGCGCCCCACCAGGCCGGCCGCGGGCGCACCGGACCCGGCCTGGAGCTGCGCGGCGAGGACCTGCGGCGCTCCGTGCGCGAGGGCCGGGAGGGCAACCTCGTGCTGTTCGCCGTCGACGCCTCCGGCTCGATGGCGGCCCGGCAGCGGATGTCCGCCGTCAGCGGCGCCGTGATCTCCCTGCTGCGCGACGCCTACCAGCGGCGCGACAAGGTCGGCGTGGTCACCTTCCGCGGCCGCGAGGCCGTGGTGGCGCTGCCCCCGACCAACTCGGTCGACGCCGCCGCCGCCCGCCTGCGCGCCCTGCGCACCGGTGGGCGCACCCCGCTCGCCGACGGCCTGCTGCGCGCCCGCCGCGTGCTGGAGGTCGAACGCGTCCGCGACCCGCGCCGCCGCCCGCTGCTCGTGCTGCTCACCGACGGCCGTGCCACGGCGAGCGGCACCGGCGGCGACCCGGTGCGCGACGCCCTGCGCGCCGCCGCCCTGCTGGCCTCGGACGGCGTCGCCTCGGTCGTCGTGGACTGCGAGTCCGGGCACGTCAGGCTCGGCCTGGCCGCCCGCGTCGCCGGCGCGCTGGAGGCCGCGTGCCTGCGCCTTGAGGAACTGTCCGCGGACCAGGTCGCCGGCGTCGTGCGCGCCGCGCGCGCCGCCTGA
- a CDS encoding cytochrome P450: protein MDLFRHGPGDLRELRANAPVHRDGRTGLWLVSRYADVRAALADPRRFRPDNALDAVVPIPRPVLRTLARAGFSLPPTLANNGTPTHAGLRRLVARFLTPARVAALGPRVAELTRERLDRLSGAADLHPALARDLPAVVLLEVLGIRDVDVAALKAWSTASLELFWGDVTPERQRELAEPAAAFHRWLTSRIRTAVGDDDLFGALRTAGVPPRDAAGLCYFLLVAGQETTTQLLCAAFHAVLRHGDLWSRLDEPGFAAACVEEVLRREPPVSTWRRVTAEPVTLSGVAVPAGAPLLLMLMGSGSDPEVFDEPERFCPARPDNRRHLAFGHGRHFCPGAGLARLEAEVVLRETARRFPRLRLASDDPPPMLGLLSFRAPVAVPVLLGDGTGTPRSGRV from the coding sequence GTGGACCTCTTCCGGCACGGCCCCGGCGACCTGCGCGAGCTGCGCGCGAACGCCCCGGTCCACCGCGACGGGCGCACCGGGCTGTGGCTGGTCAGCCGGTACGCGGACGTGCGCGCCGCGTTGGCCGACCCGCGCCGGTTCCGCCCGGACAACGCGCTGGACGCGGTGGTCCCGATCCCGCGCCCGGTGCTGCGGACGCTGGCCCGCGCCGGGTTCTCGCTGCCACCGACGCTGGCCAACAACGGCACCCCCACCCACGCCGGCCTGCGCCGGCTGGTGGCCCGCTTCCTCACCCCCGCCCGGGTGGCCGCGCTCGGCCCGCGCGTCGCGGAGCTGACCCGCGAGCGGCTGGACCGGTTGTCCGGTGCCGCCGACCTGCACCCGGCGCTGGCCCGCGACCTGCCCGCGGTCGTGCTGCTGGAGGTCCTGGGCATCCGCGACGTGGACGTCGCCGCGCTCAAGGCGTGGAGCACGGCGTCGCTGGAGCTGTTCTGGGGTGACGTCACCCCGGAGCGGCAGCGCGAGCTGGCCGAGCCCGCCGCCGCGTTCCACCGGTGGCTGACCTCGCGGATCAGGACCGCGGTCGGGGACGACGACCTGTTCGGCGCGCTGCGCACGGCGGGCGTGCCGCCGCGCGACGCCGCCGGCCTGTGCTACTTCCTGCTGGTCGCCGGGCAGGAGACGACGACGCAGCTGCTGTGCGCGGCGTTCCACGCGGTCCTGCGGCACGGCGACCTGTGGTCCCGGCTCGACGAGCCGGGCTTCGCGGCGGCGTGCGTGGAGGAGGTGCTGCGGCGCGAGCCGCCGGTGAGCACGTGGCGGCGGGTGACGGCCGAGCCGGTGACCCTGTCGGGCGTGGCGGTCCCGGCGGGGGCGCCGCTGCTGCTGATGCTGATGGGCAGCGGCTCCGACCCGGAGGTGTTCGACGAGCCGGAGCGGTTCTGCCCGGCCCGCCCGGACAACCGCCGCCACCTGGCCTTCGGCCACGGGCGGCACTTCTGCCCGGGCGCGGGGCTGGCCCGGCTGGAGGCGGAGGTGGTGCTGCGCGAGACCGCCCGCCGCTTCCCGCGCCTGCGGCTCGCCTCGGACGACCCGCCGCCCATGCTCGGCCTGCTGTCGTTCCGCGCGCCGGTGGCCGTCCCGGTGCTGCTGGGGGACGGGACGGGCACGCCGCGGTCCGGGCGGGTGTGA
- a CDS encoding 8-amino-7-oxononanoate synthase — MSAHTGESVFDWIDTRAEARAKAGLSRRVRPRPADSTDLDLASNDYLGLARDKRVTGAAAAASLRWGAGSTGSRLVTGSIELHTELEYELANFCGAQSALVFSSGYAANLGVLTALSGPGTAIVADQHIHASLIDGTRLSKADVVVAGHCDVPQVARALSTRGKRRALVVTDSVFSVDGDLAPLAELAAACREHDSALIVDDAHGLGVIGEGGRGAVHAAGLAKSPDVVTTLTLSKSLGAQGGAVLGPGRVIRHLVDTARTFIFDTGLAPSSTAAALAALKVLREEPDRPARALGVAQDLAFRLKDRGLRVSTPTAAVVSIQAPSAEAAFGWAEACRAQGVVVGCFRPPSVPDQVSRLRLTARADLTEADVERAVRVISETGASAGAVSRPR; from the coding sequence GTGAGTGCGCACACGGGCGAGTCGGTGTTCGACTGGATCGACACGCGGGCCGAGGCCCGCGCGAAGGCCGGTCTGTCACGCCGGGTCCGGCCCCGCCCGGCCGACTCGACGGACCTCGACCTGGCTTCCAACGACTACCTCGGCCTGGCCCGGGACAAGCGGGTCACGGGTGCCGCCGCGGCGGCCTCGCTGCGCTGGGGCGCGGGCTCGACCGGCTCGCGGCTCGTCACCGGCTCGATCGAGCTGCACACCGAGCTGGAGTACGAGCTGGCGAACTTCTGCGGCGCGCAGTCCGCGCTGGTGTTCTCCTCCGGCTACGCGGCGAACCTCGGCGTGCTGACCGCCCTGTCCGGGCCGGGCACCGCGATCGTCGCCGACCAGCACATCCACGCCTCGCTCATCGACGGGACCCGGCTGTCCAAGGCCGACGTCGTGGTCGCCGGGCACTGCGACGTGCCGCAGGTCGCGCGCGCCCTGTCCACCCGGGGCAAGCGGCGGGCGCTGGTCGTCACCGACTCGGTGTTCTCGGTGGACGGCGACCTCGCGCCGCTGGCCGAGCTGGCGGCGGCGTGCCGCGAGCACGACTCGGCGCTGATCGTGGACGACGCGCACGGCCTGGGCGTCATCGGCGAGGGCGGGCGCGGCGCGGTGCACGCGGCGGGCCTGGCCAAGTCGCCGGACGTGGTGACGACGCTGACGCTGTCCAAGTCGCTCGGCGCGCAGGGCGGCGCGGTGCTCGGCCCGGGCCGGGTGATCAGGCACCTCGTCGACACCGCGCGCACGTTCATCTTCGACACCGGCCTCGCGCCGTCGAGCACCGCGGCGGCGCTGGCCGCGCTCAAGGTGCTGCGGGAGGAGCCCGACCGGCCGGCCCGGGCCCTGGGCGTGGCCCAGGACCTCGCGTTCCGGCTGAAGGACAGGGGGCTGCGGGTCAGCACGCCGACCGCGGCCGTGGTGTCGATCCAGGCACCGTCGGCCGAGGCGGCGTTCGGCTGGGCCGAGGCGTGCCGCGCGCAGGGCGTGGTCGTCGGCTGCTTCCGGCCGCCGTCGGTGCCCGACCAGGTCTCCCGGCTCCGGTTGACCGCCCGCGCGGACCTCACCGAGGCCGACGTCGAGCGGGCCGTACGGGTGATCAGCGAGACCGGCGCATCCGCTGGTGCGGTATCCCGTCCTCGATGA
- a CDS encoding GNAT family N-acetyltransferase, producing the protein MSQRPHATLRRQWSADLTTGQLYALLALRVDVFVVEQGCPYPELDGRDLEPGTRHLWLESAGSPHPEAYLRLLEEPGGGFRIGRVCTARAARGRGHSRRLVDAALVEVGDAGCVLDAQTYVVDFYASFGFVPEGAEFIEDGIPHQRMRRSR; encoded by the coding sequence GTGAGCCAGCGACCCCACGCCACCCTGCGCAGGCAGTGGTCGGCCGACCTGACCACCGGGCAGCTGTACGCCCTGCTCGCGCTGCGCGTGGACGTGTTCGTGGTCGAGCAGGGCTGCCCCTACCCGGAGCTGGACGGGCGTGACCTGGAGCCCGGCACCCGGCACCTGTGGCTGGAGTCCGCCGGCTCGCCGCACCCGGAGGCGTACCTGAGGCTGCTGGAGGAACCCGGCGGCGGCTTCCGCATCGGCCGCGTCTGCACCGCCCGAGCCGCCCGCGGCCGGGGCCACAGCCGCCGCCTGGTGGACGCCGCGCTCGTCGAGGTCGGCGACGCCGGCTGCGTGCTCGACGCGCAGACCTACGTCGTCGACTTCTACGCGTCGTTCGGCTTCGTGCCGGAGGGCGCGGAGTTCATCGAGGACGGGATACCGCACCAGCGGATGCGCCGGTCTCGCTGA
- a CDS encoding serine protease, with protein MRISAPVFAVLVLVLSAVPADAIVGGREAPAVPWVVALADRAGTVFCGGALIDRDRVVTAAHCTIERTAVTKRDRRPEELTALVGRADLDGGDGHAVAVRAVWRHPDFTDVAAGHDVATLTLAEPVPVRPVRVADTGPARATVYGWGRTGELKAPSRRLRQVEVPIRADAECAAEVPGYRPEGMVCAGYPEGGKDACEGDSGGPLIVDGALVGVVSFGRGCARPDQPGVYTRLSRYLDLI; from the coding sequence ATGCGCATCAGCGCGCCGGTCTTCGCCGTCCTGGTGCTGGTCCTGTCCGCCGTGCCCGCGGACGCAATCGTCGGCGGCCGCGAGGCCCCCGCCGTGCCGTGGGTCGTCGCGCTGGCGGACCGGGCGGGCACCGTGTTCTGCGGCGGCGCGCTGATCGACCGGGACCGGGTCGTCACGGCCGCGCACTGCACGATCGAGCGCACCGCGGTCACGAAGCGCGACCGCCGTCCCGAGGAGCTGACCGCGCTCGTCGGCCGCGCCGACCTCGACGGCGGCGACGGGCACGCCGTCGCGGTCCGGGCCGTCTGGCGGCATCCCGACTTCACCGACGTCGCCGCCGGGCACGACGTGGCGACCCTCACCCTGGCCGAGCCGGTGCCCGTCCGCCCGGTGCGCGTCGCCGACACCGGCCCGGCGCGGGCCACCGTCTACGGCTGGGGCCGCACGGGCGAGCTGAAGGCGCCGAGCAGGCGGCTGCGCCAGGTGGAGGTGCCGATCCGCGCCGACGCCGAGTGCGCCGCCGAGGTTCCCGGCTACCGCCCCGAGGGCATGGTGTGCGCGGGCTACCCCGAGGGCGGCAAGGACGCGTGCGAGGGCGACTCGGGCGGCCCGCTGATCGTGGACGGCGCGCTGGTCGGCGTGGTGTCCTTCGGCCGCGGCTGCGCGCGTCCCGACCAGCCGGGCGTCTACACGAGGCTGAGCCGGTACCTCGACCTGATCTGA
- a CDS encoding LysE family translocator, whose protein sequence is MHLDFTQLPAFLIACAVVVLTPGVDAFLLLRTSMRAGTRAGLWALAGIHTAAFAQVALVISGLGAVIARYPAVLTSLRWIGAAYLLYLALSIARGLLLRRSGGETAEVASDRPFRQGFLTNITNPKMLLFSLAFLPQFIGTGDPTWQLGMLAAVFLGLAALWELTIVVAAARVGGSLRRPGVTTALDAVCATVFVTMSVGLVL, encoded by the coding sequence ATGCACCTGGACTTCACCCAGCTCCCGGCGTTCCTGATCGCGTGCGCGGTGGTCGTGCTGACGCCCGGGGTGGACGCCTTCCTCCTGCTGCGCACCTCGATGCGCGCGGGCACCCGAGCCGGGTTGTGGGCGCTGGCGGGCATCCACACCGCCGCGTTCGCCCAGGTCGCCCTGGTCATCTCGGGCCTCGGCGCGGTGATCGCGCGCTACCCGGCGGTGCTGACCTCGCTGCGCTGGATCGGCGCGGCCTACCTGCTGTACCTGGCGCTGTCCATCGCGCGCGGCCTGCTCCTGCGGCGCTCGGGCGGCGAGACGGCGGAGGTGGCCTCGGACCGGCCGTTCCGGCAGGGGTTCCTGACCAACATCACCAACCCGAAGATGCTGCTGTTCTCACTGGCGTTCCTGCCGCAGTTCATCGGCACGGGCGACCCGACGTGGCAGCTCGGCATGCTCGCGGCGGTGTTCCTGGGGCTCGCGGCCCTGTGGGAGCTGACGATCGTGGTGGCCGCGGCGCGCGTCGGCGGCTCGCTGCGGCGACCGGGCGTGACGACGGCGCTGGACGCGGTGTGCGCGACGGTGTTCGTGACCATGTCGGTCGGGCTCGTCCTCTAG
- a CDS encoding S1 family peptidase, with amino-acid sequence MIYEEGPMRLAALMVTLLMALAGTASADDRVVDDRMADDRVADDRVVGGERVSIEDHPWVVYLTDASGFQFCGGTLVTPTKVVTAAHCAVGRTTRNTRVVVGRGDKNSDEGEVVRLASRPWVHPDYVAADRGDDIAVLTLRDAVDQEPLPPAGPEDGELYAEGSRARVLGWGRTGEQAPASRYLLAATVPVMSDEDCSAAYFQYDEATMTCAGYPEGGVDTCQGDSGGPMVAGGKLIGVTSWGEGCAREGKPGVYSRVAAYHDVLREQLDS; translated from the coding sequence GTGATCTACGAGGAGGGGCCGATGCGGCTTGCCGCGTTGATGGTGACTTTGTTGATGGCTCTCGCGGGGACGGCCTCGGCCGACGACCGCGTGGTGGACGACCGCATGGCGGACGACCGGGTGGCGGACGACCGGGTGGTCGGCGGCGAGCGCGTGTCCATCGAGGACCACCCGTGGGTGGTGTACCTGACCGACGCGAGCGGGTTCCAGTTCTGCGGCGGCACGCTGGTCACGCCGACCAAGGTGGTGACCGCCGCGCACTGCGCCGTCGGCCGGACGACCAGGAACACCCGCGTGGTGGTCGGGCGCGGGGACAAGAACAGCGACGAGGGCGAGGTCGTCCGGCTGGCGTCCAGGCCGTGGGTCCACCCCGACTACGTGGCGGCCGACCGCGGTGACGACATCGCGGTGCTGACGCTGCGCGACGCCGTCGACCAGGAGCCCCTGCCGCCGGCCGGCCCGGAGGACGGCGAGCTGTACGCCGAGGGGTCCCGGGCGCGGGTCCTCGGCTGGGGCCGCACCGGCGAGCAGGCCCCGGCGTCGCGGTACCTGCTGGCGGCGACCGTGCCGGTGATGTCGGACGAGGACTGCTCCGCCGCCTACTTCCAGTACGACGAGGCCACGATGACCTGCGCGGGCTACCCGGAGGGCGGGGTGGACACCTGCCAGGGCGACTCGGGCGGTCCGATGGTGGCGGGCGGCAAGCTGATCGGCGTCACCTCGTGGGGCGAGGGTTGCGCGCGCGAGGGCAAGCCGGGCGTCTACAGCCGTGTGGCGGCCTACCACGACGTCCTCCGGGAGCAGCTCGACTCCTGA